In Urechidicola croceus, a single window of DNA contains:
- a CDS encoding outer membrane beta-barrel family protein: MKNLLSILMLFVSMITYAQVPQIGSISGKIIDATTQEELPYVNIVVKDAKNEILTGGITNDNGLFTIEKIPAGENIIEIQFIGYKTESRKVNFTKETANHNLGTVALVIDAAQLDEVTVIAETSTIEQRIDRKVINVGKDLTSAGTTASELLNNVPSVNVDSQTGNISLRGNENVRVLVDGKPTNISAAQLLKQIPSTSIKQVELITNPSAKYNPEGMSGMINIILHKNANQGFNGSVNLGVTRGVNTRFNGSLDMNYKTGKVNFFTNYGYNTGKNDNYGFVNRSDNNSNSLFEFDSDNSSHLLKFGADIYLNEKNTLSLYTIQNRYDNYSQGTTKISDNGMPVIDAFNIQDSKSDNETYNANYKIEFEKEGHNLEFEANYSKSDSPESAENSDILNLTDGFNNYIADINNTRENQLYNLDYTNPISEKGKLELGLEVRTNTSDNRNNTDQLEFAPDGTIRTTPLTNFTYDRNIYSAYATYGHKFEKVTIQVGARLEQYEIDGTFIKGNETQNVTDEIFSIYPSTFITYNPSEKNQFQVSYSRRVDRPSLGQINPIREWSTPRITSVGNPDLEPQFTNSYEFNYTRQINNGSVTFGTFYRKVNDNITRILNIDPIDEDKVLLSYTNTDSNNRYGLEASVNYKIAKWWRANASADLYVQKESGIANDNQLEVTNNAFNARISNSFTASKNLRFQLFAMYRGGGRSIQFETDPMTMVNAGASLNVLKGKGTVSFRVNDIFKGMRFKFKSENPYPSNGQFNWESRTAYLGFMYRFGGGENKARRRKSRDNNESQGSGGFL, translated from the coding sequence ATGAAAAACCTATTAAGCATTCTTATGCTTTTTGTAAGCATGATTACCTATGCTCAAGTACCACAAATTGGATCTATATCTGGAAAAATAATAGATGCAACGACACAAGAAGAACTACCGTATGTAAATATTGTAGTCAAAGACGCTAAAAATGAAATTTTGACTGGAGGTATTACTAATGACAATGGCTTATTTACCATTGAAAAAATTCCTGCAGGAGAAAATATAATCGAAATTCAATTTATAGGATATAAAACGGAATCAAGAAAAGTAAACTTTACAAAAGAAACAGCAAACCATAATTTAGGTACTGTTGCTTTGGTTATTGATGCTGCTCAACTAGACGAGGTTACTGTAATTGCCGAAACCTCAACCATTGAACAAAGAATTGATAGAAAGGTAATAAATGTTGGTAAAGATTTAACATCTGCAGGAACTACAGCTTCTGAATTATTAAACAATGTACCTTCTGTTAATGTTGATTCTCAAACTGGAAATATCAGTTTAAGAGGAAATGAAAATGTGAGAGTACTTGTTGATGGAAAACCTACAAATATAAGTGCTGCTCAATTATTAAAACAGATTCCTTCAACTTCAATAAAACAAGTTGAATTAATTACAAATCCATCTGCCAAATACAATCCAGAAGGAATGAGTGGAATGATAAATATCATTCTTCATAAAAATGCCAATCAAGGTTTTAACGGAAGTGTAAATCTTGGTGTGACTAGAGGGGTAAACACTCGTTTTAACGGCTCTTTAGATATGAATTATAAAACTGGAAAAGTAAATTTCTTTACAAACTACGGTTACAATACTGGTAAAAATGACAACTATGGTTTTGTTAATAGGTCGGATAATAATTCTAACTCCTTATTTGAATTTGATAGCGACAACTCGTCACACTTACTAAAATTTGGGGCAGATATTTATCTTAATGAAAAAAATACTTTATCGCTATATACAATCCAAAATAGATATGATAATTATTCTCAAGGAACAACTAAAATTAGTGATAATGGAATGCCTGTAATAGATGCATTCAATATTCAAGATTCTAAAAGTGATAATGAAACATACAACGCAAATTATAAAATCGAGTTTGAAAAAGAAGGACATAATTTAGAGTTTGAAGCAAACTATTCAAAATCAGACAGTCCAGAAAGTGCAGAAAATAGTGATATTTTAAATCTTACTGATGGCTTCAATAATTATATTGCAGATATAAATAACACACGTGAAAATCAACTTTACAACCTTGATTATACTAATCCTATATCTGAAAAAGGTAAACTAGAATTAGGTCTAGAGGTAAGAACGAATACATCTGACAATAGAAATAATACTGACCAATTAGAATTTGCGCCCGATGGAACAATAAGAACTACTCCTCTTACTAATTTTACATATGATAGAAACATTTATTCTGCTTATGCGACTTATGGTCACAAGTTTGAAAAAGTTACTATTCAAGTCGGTGCAAGACTTGAGCAATATGAAATAGACGGAACATTTATTAAAGGAAATGAAACTCAAAATGTTACTGATGAAATATTTTCAATCTACCCATCAACTTTTATCACCTACAATCCTAGTGAAAAAAATCAATTCCAAGTGAGTTACAGTCGTAGAGTAGACAGACCTTCATTAGGACAAATAAACCCAATTAGAGAATGGAGTACTCCGAGAATCACCTCGGTTGGTAATCCTGATTTAGAACCACAGTTTACTAATTCTTATGAATTCAACTACACTAGACAAATTAACAATGGGTCTGTAACATTTGGTACTTTTTACAGAAAAGTAAATGACAATATTACACGTATTTTAAACATCGATCCAATTGACGAAGATAAAGTACTTCTATCATACACCAACACAGATAGTAATAACCGCTATGGACTTGAAGCTTCGGTTAATTATAAAATTGCAAAATGGTGGAGAGCAAATGCAAGTGCTGATTTATATGTTCAAAAGGAATCTGGAATTGCAAATGACAATCAATTAGAAGTAACCAACAATGCTTTTAATGCAAGAATAAGTAATAGTTTTACAGCATCCAAAAATTTAAGATTTCAATTATTTGCAATGTACCGAGGTGGTGGAAGAAGTATTCAATTTGAAACTGACCCTATGACTATGGTAAATGCTGGTGCAAGTTTAAACGTACTAAAAGGTAAAGGAACTGTAAGTTTTAGAGTTAATGATATTTTTAAAGGTATGAGATTTAAGTTTAAATCTGAAAACCCATATCCATCAAACGGTCAATTTAATTGGGAAAGTAGAACTGCCTACTTAGGTTTCATGTATCGTTTTGGAGGAGGAGAGAACAAAGCAAGAAGAAGAAAAAGCAGAGATAACAACGAATCACAAGGTAGCGGTGGATTCTTATAA
- a CDS encoding ribonuclease Z, with protein MSLKLTILGCHSATPRISAHPTAQLLEIKNHLFLIDCGEGTQVQLRKYKAKFSKIKRIFISHLHGDHVFGLIGLVSTFRLLNHEMELHIYGPKGIKELITTQLRLSNSYTSYPIIFHELESNKSELIFEDKKVEVFTIPLDHRIYTNGFLFREKIGERKLNMKAISKFSEIEICDYQNLKNGRDFKLNNGKILPNKELTLPPPRPLSYAFCSDTTFKPDIVPTIKNVDLLYHEATFLKDREDLAITTKHSTAEQAAKIAKLADVSELIIGHYSGRYNNLNDFQSEAQQIFPKTTLAIEGKIIEVN; from the coding sequence ATGAGTTTAAAACTCACTATTTTAGGTTGCCATAGTGCCACACCAAGAATCTCAGCACATCCAACTGCTCAATTATTAGAAATAAAAAATCATTTATTTTTAATTGATTGTGGAGAAGGAACCCAAGTACAATTGCGTAAATACAAAGCAAAATTTTCAAAAATTAAACGTATTTTTATATCTCATCTACATGGTGACCATGTATTTGGACTTATTGGACTTGTTTCAACTTTTCGATTGCTCAATCACGAAATGGAATTACACATTTATGGGCCAAAAGGAATAAAAGAATTGATAACTACTCAATTAAGATTATCTAATTCTTATACTAGTTATCCAATTATATTTCATGAATTAGAATCAAATAAAAGTGAATTAATTTTTGAAGATAAAAAAGTTGAAGTGTTTACAATTCCACTTGACCATCGAATTTATACAAACGGATTTCTTTTTCGAGAAAAAATTGGAGAACGAAAACTAAATATGAAAGCCATAAGTAAATTTTCAGAAATTGAGATTTGTGATTATCAAAACCTAAAAAACGGTCGAGACTTTAAACTAAATAATGGCAAAATTTTACCTAATAAAGAATTAACATTACCTCCACCTCGGCCTTTAAGTTATGCATTTTGTAGTGATACTACCTTTAAACCAGATATAGTTCCAACTATAAAAAATGTAGATTTATTATACCACGAAGCAACATTTTTAAAGGATCGAGAAGATTTAGCAATAACTACCAAACATAGTACTGCCGAACAAGCTGCAAAAATTGCTAAACTTGCTGATGTATCTGAATTAATTATTGGTCACTATTCTGGTCGATACAACAACCTAAATGACTTTCAGTCAGAAGCTCAACAAATATTTCCCAAAACCACTCTTGCAATTGAAGGAAAGATAATAGAGGTTAATTAG
- a CDS encoding T9SS type A sorting domain-containing protein — MKKILLILLLLTSSFVFAQQNQKEEIAINSEVNSINNLTAFPNPFIADTRISFSTNKSQSAILTIKNLLGKTIYKAEIKTKVGYNAIQFYKNNFESGMYIYSIQTGSEIVSKRLVIK, encoded by the coding sequence ATGAAAAAAATACTTTTGATATTACTTTTACTAACCTCTTCATTTGTTTTTGCACAGCAAAATCAAAAAGAAGAAATTGCAATTAATTCAGAAGTTAATAGTATAAACAACCTTACTGCATTTCCTAATCCTTTTATTGCTGATACTCGAATTTCTTTCTCGACAAATAAAAGTCAAAGTGCTATATTGACTATCAAAAATTTATTAGGAAAAACTATATATAAAGCAGAAATCAAAACTAAAGTTGGCTACAATGCAATCCAATTTTACAAAAACAATTTTGAATCGGGTATGTATATTTATTCAATTCAAACAGGTTCAGAAATCGTTTCTAAAAGATTGGTGATTAAATGA
- a CDS encoding aspartate carbamoyltransferase catalytic subunit, which translates to MSKLSVEHLLGIKYLNKNDIDIIFQTADHFKEVINRPIKKVPSLRDITIANLFFENSTRTKLSFELAEKRLSADIINFSAGQSSVKKGETLIDTVNNILSMKVDIVVMRHPNVGAGVFLSQHVDAKIINAGDGTHEHPTQALLDSYSIREKLGSVKGKKVVIIGDILHSRVALSNIFALKLQGAVVKVCGPTTLIPKHIKSLGIDIETNLKKALEWCDVANVLRVQHERMDIKYFPSIREYTQLFGINKQILDSIGKKIVIMHPGPINRGVEITSDVADADQSIILNQVENGVAIRMAIIYLLAEQIKRN; encoded by the coding sequence ATGAGTAAGTTAAGTGTTGAACATTTACTTGGAATTAAATATCTTAATAAAAATGATATTGATATTATTTTTCAAACTGCCGATCATTTTAAAGAAGTAATTAATCGTCCGATTAAGAAAGTACCTTCTCTTAGAGATATTACAATAGCAAATTTGTTTTTTGAAAATAGTACGCGAACTAAACTTTCGTTTGAATTAGCCGAAAAAAGATTATCTGCTGATATCATTAATTTTTCAGCAGGGCAATCATCAGTAAAAAAAGGAGAAACACTTATTGATACTGTAAATAATATCCTTTCAATGAAGGTGGATATAGTTGTGATGAGACATCCAAATGTTGGTGCAGGAGTTTTTTTATCTCAACATGTAGATGCTAAAATCATAAATGCAGGAGACGGAACTCATGAGCATCCTACTCAAGCACTACTTGACTCCTACTCAATTAGAGAAAAACTAGGTAGCGTAAAAGGTAAAAAAGTAGTTATTATAGGTGATATATTACATTCAAGAGTTGCACTATCAAATATTTTTGCCTTAAAACTACAAGGTGCCGTAGTTAAAGTATGTGGACCAACAACACTTATCCCAAAACATATTAAAAGTCTTGGAATTGATATTGAAACCAACTTAAAAAAAGCACTTGAATGGTGTGATGTTGCAAATGTACTTCGCGTACAACATGAACGAATGGATATCAAATATTTCCCTTCAATTCGTGAATACACTCAACTTTTTGGTATTAATAAACAAATCTTAGACTCAATTGGCAAGAAAATTGTAATAATGCATCCAGGACCAATAAACCGTGGTGTTGAGATTACTAGTGATGTTGCAGATGCTGATCAATCTATTATCTTGAACCAAGTAGAAAACGGTGTTGCTATTCGAATGGCAATTATATACTTATTGGCAGAGCAGATTAAAAGAAACTAA
- the pyrR gene encoding bifunctional pyr operon transcriptional regulator/uracil phosphoribosyltransferase PyrR encodes MSRKTLLNSTEIHIILHRLACQLIENHNDFSNTVIIGLQPRGVFLADRLTKILKEDYKVNDIKSGTLDITFYRDDFRRRDAPLEANKTNIDFIVEEKNVVFIDDVLYSGRSIRAALSAIQSFGRPKKIELLVLIDRRFSRDLPIQPDYKGRKVDAINNEKVIVQWKEQDGKDAIYLIKNN; translated from the coding sequence ATGAGTCGAAAAACTTTACTTAACTCTACAGAAATACACATTATATTGCACCGATTAGCCTGTCAGTTGATCGAAAATCACAATGATTTTTCCAATACAGTAATAATCGGCTTACAACCTAGAGGTGTTTTTCTTGCAGATAGATTGACAAAAATTCTTAAAGAAGATTATAAGGTCAATGATATTAAATCTGGAACTTTAGATATTACTTTTTACCGTGATGATTTTAGAAGAAGAGATGCACCACTAGAAGCTAACAAAACAAATATTGATTTTATAGTCGAAGAAAAAAATGTTGTTTTTATTGACGACGTTCTTTATTCTGGAAGAAGTATTCGTGCTGCATTATCGGCTATTCAATCTTTTGGAAGACCAAAAAAAATAGAACTCTTAGTACTTATTGATAGACGATTCAGTCGAGATTTGCCGATTCAACCAGATTATAAAGGAAGAAAAGTTGATGCCATAAATAATGAGAAAGTAATTGTTCAATGGAAAGAACAAGATGGAAAAGACGCCATCTACTTAATAAAAAACAATTAG
- a CDS encoding tetratricopeptide repeat protein, translated as MLKTNNVYFFDSTEFEEIIHHYLDVGRQSLANKAIKLGLEQHPTSVNLKLLKAELFIYEDKLDLADKILNDLHAIEPTNEEIYIQKANILSKRDEHQKAIDTLKIALAYTDDSADVLAMIGMEYLYLDNFDDARLNFAQCLDVDYEDYSSLYNVIYCFDMQNQHVEAVEYLIKYIDNEPFSEVAWHQLGRQHFILKQYEEALRAFDYSVVIDEFFVGAYLEKAKTLEKLKRYEEAIENYLVTIELDDPTAFAYYRTGECYKKLENKELALKYYKKTVKEDPLLDKGWISLANLYCSEKNYQKALYYINKALSIDESNTMYWRMFAEINLKLNFFEEVSSAFYKCLEFGDTNLDIYIGLSDVLNFIGEFEEAAKILIRGSREYPEHAEIEYRLGCLYIILGDDELGLKYIKNGLSTDFDYHKIFQELFPAVFELDIVNHLIAEFQRSK; from the coding sequence ATGTTAAAGACTAATAATGTCTACTTTTTTGATTCTACAGAATTTGAAGAAATTATTCATCATTATCTTGATGTTGGAAGACAATCCTTAGCAAATAAAGCAATTAAATTAGGTTTAGAACAACATCCAACTTCAGTAAATTTAAAATTACTGAAAGCAGAGTTATTTATCTATGAAGATAAATTAGATCTAGCGGATAAAATTCTAAACGATTTACATGCTATAGAACCTACCAATGAAGAAATTTATATTCAAAAAGCCAATATACTTTCTAAAAGAGATGAGCATCAAAAAGCAATTGATACACTAAAAATAGCTTTAGCTTATACTGATGATAGTGCTGATGTTTTGGCAATGATAGGAATGGAGTATTTGTATCTTGATAATTTCGATGATGCACGTTTAAATTTTGCTCAATGCTTAGATGTTGATTATGAAGATTATTCATCTTTATATAATGTTATTTATTGTTTTGATATGCAGAATCAGCATGTTGAAGCCGTAGAATACCTGATTAAGTATATTGACAACGAACCATTTTCAGAAGTTGCATGGCATCAGTTAGGTAGGCAACACTTCATTTTAAAGCAATACGAAGAAGCACTTAGAGCATTTGATTATTCAGTAGTTATAGATGAATTTTTTGTTGGGGCTTACCTTGAAAAGGCAAAAACTTTGGAAAAATTGAAACGATATGAAGAGGCCATTGAAAATTATTTAGTTACAATTGAATTAGATGACCCAACTGCTTTTGCATATTATCGTACAGGAGAATGTTATAAAAAATTAGAGAATAAAGAACTAGCACTTAAATACTATAAAAAAACTGTAAAAGAGGATCCTCTATTAGATAAAGGATGGATTTCTTTAGCAAATTTATATTGTAGTGAAAAAAATTATCAAAAAGCACTTTATTATATAAATAAAGCACTTTCTATTGATGAGTCCAATACAATGTATTGGAGAATGTTTGCTGAAATTAATTTGAAATTAAATTTTTTTGAGGAAGTTTCTTCTGCATTTTACAAATGTTTAGAATTTGGTGATACTAATCTTGATATTTACATTGGTCTTTCAGATGTATTGAATTTTATTGGTGAGTTTGAAGAAGCTGCAAAAATTTTAATTAGAGGTTCAAGAGAATATCCTGAACATGCAGAAATTGAGTACAGACTTGGTTGTTTGTATATTATTCTTGGTGACGATGAATTAGGATTAAAATATATTAAAAATGGTTTATCTACTGATTTTGATTATCACAAAATTTTTCAAGAATTATTTCCAGCAGTTTTTGAACTAGATATTGTCAATCATTTAATTGCAGAATTTCAACGCTCTAAGTAG
- a CDS encoding DUF368 domain-containing protein — translation MKNRTLFDYIIISLKGIAMGAADVVPGVSGGTIAFISGIYEELLTSISSINFNTLKLLKTDGIKAVWKQINGNFLFSLLLGIGISVASLAKLISWLLENKPVLLWSFFFGLVLASILFIGKQISKWNISTVLVLVVGAILAYWITTLQPLITEGTSPFFLFLAGALAICAMILPGISGAFILVLLGAYKPVLEAVHNRDFKLIAIIGVGAVVGLLTFSRILKWLFNHYKDLTLAVLTGFVLGSLNKIWPWKEVLKSKIIEGKTIIINEQSVSPYSFKGDPELLFAILLSLAGFFTIILLEKIAIKNES, via the coding sequence ATGAAAAACAGGACGCTTTTTGACTATATTATTATTTCATTGAAAGGAATTGCTATGGGTGCTGCAGACGTTGTACCTGGAGTTTCTGGAGGTACAATTGCATTTATTTCAGGTATTTATGAAGAATTGCTTACTTCTATTAGTTCAATTAATTTTAATACATTAAAACTTTTAAAAACTGATGGAATTAAAGCAGTTTGGAAACAAATTAATGGAAACTTTTTATTCTCATTATTACTAGGAATAGGAATTAGTGTTGCTTCTCTTGCTAAATTAATTTCTTGGTTATTAGAAAATAAACCTGTGTTATTATGGTCATTCTTTTTTGGTTTGGTTTTAGCAAGTATTTTATTTATTGGAAAACAAATTTCAAAATGGAATATTTCTACAGTTTTAGTTCTAGTAGTCGGAGCAATTTTAGCCTATTGGATTACGACATTGCAACCTCTTATAACTGAAGGAACTTCACCATTTTTCTTATTTTTGGCTGGTGCATTGGCGATATGTGCAATGATTTTACCAGGTATTTCGGGAGCATTTATATTGGTTTTATTAGGTGCTTATAAGCCTGTATTAGAAGCAGTTCATAATAGGGATTTCAAATTAATTGCCATCATTGGAGTAGGAGCAGTAGTTGGACTTCTTACATTTTCTAGAATATTAAAATGGTTGTTTAATCATTATAAAGATTTGACTTTAGCAGTCTTAACAGGATTTGTTTTAGGATCATTAAATAAAATTTGGCCTTGGAAAGAAGTACTCAAATCTAAAATTATTGAAGGCAAAACAATCATTATTAATGAACAAAGTGTATCGCCATATTCATTTAAAGGAGATCCTGAATTATTATTTGCAATTTTATTATCATTGGCAGGTTTTTTTACTATAATTCTTTTGGAAAAAATTGCAATAAAGAATGAGTCGTAA
- a CDS encoding DUF368 domain-containing protein: MSRKRSFIDKVFLFFKGLSMGAANKVPGVSGGTVAFVLDFYEELIYSFQKINLKAFKLLFNGRFKSFFQYTNASFLLTVMGGSMFSYFSVSILLDYLIRNYELYVWSAFFGMILGSVYYIAKGFNWSKKNILATIVGVTIGVSISLLNPAKENSNLWFVFFCGMVGVSGMTLPGLSGSFILILMGNYVLLLVDSVTMLYKTITDIFSGNWDFLKDSARIKYLKIIATFTAGSAFGLVVTSHILGYVLKRWNQIVTAIIIGFITGSLGIVWPWKKEIYKRENGQLLHDFNGDKIIENYERFVPDISAVQTWIAAVFILIGFGLLLLLDVYAKRNKKLNNEA; the protein is encoded by the coding sequence ATGAGTCGTAAACGTAGTTTTATTGATAAGGTTTTTCTTTTTTTTAAAGGCCTATCTATGGGTGCCGCAAATAAAGTTCCTGGTGTCTCTGGAGGAACTGTAGCATTTGTACTCGATTTTTATGAAGAGTTAATTTATTCTTTTCAAAAAATTAATCTTAAGGCATTTAAATTGCTATTTAATGGTAGATTTAAATCATTTTTTCAATATACCAATGCTTCATTCCTTCTAACAGTTATGGGAGGAAGTATGTTTAGTTATTTCAGTGTTTCAATACTGTTAGATTATCTAATAAGAAATTATGAATTATATGTTTGGAGTGCATTTTTTGGAATGATTCTAGGCTCTGTTTATTATATAGCAAAAGGCTTTAATTGGTCAAAAAAAAATATTCTAGCAACAATTGTAGGAGTTACAATAGGAGTTTCCATTAGTTTATTAAATCCAGCAAAAGAAAACAGTAATTTGTGGTTTGTATTTTTTTGTGGTATGGTGGGAGTTTCAGGAATGACATTACCAGGACTATCAGGGTCATTTATTCTTATTTTAATGGGGAATTATGTGTTGCTTTTAGTAGATTCTGTAACGATGTTGTATAAAACTATTACTGATATATTTTCAGGGAATTGGGATTTTTTAAAAGATAGTGCACGTATAAAATACTTAAAGATAATTGCTACATTTACTGCAGGATCGGCATTTGGACTGGTGGTAACTTCGCATATATTGGGTTATGTACTTAAAAGGTGGAATCAGATAGTTACTGCTATAATTATTGGATTTATAACAGGCTCACTAGGAATTGTTTGGCCTTGGAAAAAGGAAATTTATAAGCGAGAGAATGGACAATTGTTACATGATTTTAATGGAGATAAAATTATTGAAAATTATGAACGTTTTGTTCCAGACATCTCGGCTGTTCAAACTTGGATAGCAGCTGTTTTTATATTAATAGGATTTGGTTTATTGTTATTGCTTGATGTATATGCCAAAAGAAATAAAAAATTAAATAATGAAGCATAA
- a CDS encoding shikimate dehydrogenase family protein, which produces MKHKTKFGLIGKNISYSFSKGYFLEKFKNLNLHSLTYRNFDIPEIEEFPFLIYHKEEEFRGFNVTIPYKESIMRYLSEIDSDAQKIGAVNTIKVTEDNQLIGYNTDIYGFENSLKPLLKSNHRKALILGTGGASKAIAFVLEKLNIEYVFVSRSLKSENIISYENLNKEIIANHQLIINCTPLGTYPNIEDCPNIPYKFLTDKHFLYDLIYNPPESTFLKQGKQHGAIIKNGLQMLELQAEKSWEIWNEK; this is translated from the coding sequence ATGAAGCATAAAACAAAATTTGGTTTGATTGGAAAAAACATTTCTTATTCATTTTCAAAAGGATATTTTCTTGAAAAGTTTAAAAATCTAAATTTACATTCACTTACTTATCGTAATTTTGATATTCCTGAAATAGAAGAATTTCCATTTTTAATTTATCATAAAGAAGAAGAGTTTAGAGGCTTTAATGTTACAATACCCTACAAGGAATCTATTATGAGGTATTTAAGCGAAATTGATTCTGATGCACAAAAAATAGGTGCCGTAAATACAATTAAGGTTACTGAAGATAACCAATTGATAGGGTATAATACTGATATTTATGGTTTTGAAAATTCATTAAAACCACTATTAAAATCTAATCACCGTAAAGCGCTAATTCTTGGTACTGGTGGTGCTTCAAAAGCAATAGCATTTGTATTAGAAAAATTAAATATTGAATATGTTTTCGTTTCTAGATCACTAAAATCAGAGAATATTATTTCATATGAGAACCTGAATAAGGAGATAATTGCAAATCATCAATTAATAATTAATTGTACACCGTTAGGTACATACCCAAATATTGAAGATTGCCCAAATATTCCATATAAGTTTTTAACTGACAAACATTTTTTATATGATTTGATTTATAACCCACCTGAAAGCACCTTCTTAAAACAAGGTAAACAGCATGGAGCAATAATTAAAAATGGTTTGCAAATGCTTGAATTACAGGCGGAAAAATCATGGGAAATATGGAATGAAAAATAA